The DNA window GGAAAACGTTTCTGCCAACATCATCAGAAATGCTGCCCAATACAACATTGTCAAGAAGGGTCCAGTTAGAATGCCAACCAAGGTTTTGAAAATCACCACCAGAAAGACTCCAAATGGTGAAGGTTCTAAGACTTGGGATGCTTACGAAATGAGAATCCACAAAAGAGTTATTGACTTACAAGCTCCAGCTTCTACTGTCAAGAGAATCACCCAAATAACTATCGAACCAGGTGTAGATGTCGAAGTCACCATTGCTGCTTAAGCATCTTGGACTTGACTATACAGTGTCGATAATCAGATACATGTTGTCATTATGAAAGTTTGGtggatttttttattctttatatt is part of the Candida dubliniensis CD36 chromosome R, complete sequence genome and encodes:
- a CDS encoding 40S ribosomal protein S20 (Similar to S. cerevisiae RPS20) — its product is MIQNFSPGSLTTLFLETFFSSLTTSTYKQATMSAPINKEKVEQEAEQQIHKIRITLTSTKVKQLENVSANIIRNAAQYNIVKKGPVRMPTKVLKITTRKTPNGEGSKTWDAYEMRIHKRVIDLQAPASTVKRITQITIEPGVDVEVTIAA